AAGATTGGCTTTGACATCGTTGCCAAGGCGGTTGAGTTCCCGGCGTGGCAGATCGCTCAGAACGCCGGGTATGACGGCGATCTTGCTGTCGAAGCAATTCTCAGTGGCGAAGGGGGCTTCGGACTTGACGCTTCTTCAGGCGACTACATCGACCTGATCAAAGCAGGGATCATCGATCCGGCGCTGGTGGCCAAGAGTGCACTGGTCAATGCAGCGAGTGTTGCGGGTCTGATGCTGACGACCGATGTCATGGTGACGGATCTGAAAGAGGAAGCCAAGCCAGTTGTTGGCGCGGTGAGCTGAGTCGGAAGAGGAGAAGAGGCACCGAGGGCGATTGTTCGCGATCGCTCTCGGAAACCATGACTATGAGACAGCCCCTCGATGGGAAGCCGTCGCGGGGCTGATTCGCAAGCAAGCGCGACCATTGGAGCAGCATGCCTACCACGCGTGACTACTACGAAGTTCTCAGCGTCGAACGCACGACGGACGGCGAGGAGATCAAGCGCGCGTATCGGCGTTTGGCGATGAAATATCACCCGGACCGCAATCCGGGCGACGCCGAGGCCGAGGCAAAATTCAAGGAATGTGCCGAAGCGTATGAGGTGCTTTCTGACCCCGAACGCCGAGCGCGGTATGACCAGTTCGGGCACGAGGGGCTTCGCGGAGCGGGCGCGGCGGCGCATGACTTCAGCCGCATGAATGTCGAAGATATCTTCTCGATGTTTAACGACATCTTCGGCGGCGGCGGAGCACGCGGCGGAGGACGGCGAGTCGCTCGTGGATACGACCTGGAAACAGAAGTCTCGCTGAGCCTTACCGACGTACTCAATGGCTGCGAGCGCGAAGTCGAATTCACACGCATGGATGTGTGCGAAACCTGCGGGGGTGATGGTGCAAAGGTTGGCACAAAACCCAAGACGTGCGAGACATGTGGCGGACACGGCAAAGTTCAGCAAGCGGGCCTCGGCGGGATGTTCCGCATGGTTGTAGCGTGTCCGCATTGCCGCGGGCGCGGGACGGTCATTGAGGAAAAATGCGGCTCGTGCCGAGGCAAGGGGCGCGTGCCGAAAAAGCGCACGCTGAACGTCAAGATTCCTCGTGGGATTCATCACGGCCAGGCTGTGCGCGTGCAGGGCGAGGGCGAGCCACCTGCGACTGAAGCGTCGGTCAATGGCGACGGGATGCGTGGCGATCTGCATGTAGTCGTCAATGTCAAGTCACATGAATTGTTCGTGCGCGAGGGCGATCATCTGATGATGGAGATGCCGATCACCTTCACACAGGCTTCGCTCGGGGCCGAGGTGGAGGTGCCGACGCTCGATGGCTCGCAGACGTTTACGATACCGCGTGGTACACAGCACGGAGCGATCTTCCGGCTCGAAGGAAAGGGTTTGCCAGATCTTCGCAATGGTCGGCGGGGAGATCAGATCGTCGTCGCTCGGATAGAGATCCCCAAAAAACTGACTTCGACTCAGGAGAAACTGCTGCGAGACTTCGCAGCAACCGAGGACCATCGTGTGATGCCCGAGAGCCACGGCTTCTGGAAGCGGATGAAGGATCTTCTCGGCGGTTCTTGATCGATTTGAGCGACACATTACATTGTGGCGGAGTGCAAAGCATGACCCAAGATACGGAAAGCGACATGACAAGCGAGCAGGACGCACAACGCAATGACTTGGGCATGGTTGAGCAGGTACGAGAGGCCGTGCGCCGAGGTGACCTTGAGGTCCCGACTGGAGCCGAGGATATCGTGCTCGCGCTGCGTGCATCGATGGCCGAGTACGACGAATTGTTTGGGCGGTTTCAAAGGCTTGCAGCAGATTTTGCGAACTTTCAAAGGCGCGCTTCAACGAACGAACGTGAGGCCAGGTCGCAGGCAACCATTGGAGCGATTCGCAGTGTTATTCCAGTGATGGATCAGTTCGACCTGGCACTCGGGCAGGACTCATCGAAGAGCACTGCGGAGCAGATTGTCGGCGGAGTGCGCATGATTCGCGATGAACTGATGCGGGTTCTCGCGGGTTTTGGTGTAACAGCGATCGAGCCAAAACCCAATGACGAGTTTGATCCCGCGGCGCATGAGGCCATGCTCCAGCAAGCATCGCCAGAGGTTGATCCGGGGCGTGTCGTGCAGACCTTTGGAGTCGGATATCGCATGGGTGACCGCGTCATCCGACCGGCGAAAGTATCCGTTGCCGCCGTGCAGACCAGCCGAGAATCCGGCCAATCGGAAGGGGCGTGAGCAATGCCGACGTACGATTATAAGTGCAACTCGTGCAGCCACACGCTTGAGATTTTTCAGTCAATGTCAGAGAAGGCAAAACGCAAGTGCCCGAAGTGTGGCAAGAACACACTCGAACGCCTCATCGGGACTGGAGCCGCAGTGCTTTTCAAAGGATCCGGGTTCTATCAGACGGATTATCGTCCGGAGTCATACAAGAAGGCCGCAGCAGCCGATCAGGGTTCGACAAGCAATGATGCTTCTTCGGGCTCGAAGACGAGCGTGTCCGGTGGTGAGGCGTCTTCCGAATCAAAGGCGAAGGGCGAGCCTGTTTTGAAGCCTGCCAAGGAGCAGGCAAAGTCGACCAAAACGAACAAATCTGACAAGGACTAACTTGTGCAAGGCGGTCGAATCATGCAGCCAATCGCGCACGGCATCGACCTCGTCGAAGTCATTCGCATCGGCTCTATGATCGAATCGCACGGAGAGACTTTTCTGAAGCGCTGCTTCACGACGGATGAACGGGAGTACGCTGGCGATCGGCGGCGTCGAGATGAACATCTGGCTGCGCGATTTGCAGCCAAGGAGGCCGTACTCAAGGCTCTTGGAACGGGGCTCACCAACGGCATTCACTGGACGGATATCGAAGTCAGACGAGCCCCTGATGGTGCGCCCAGTCTGGCATTGAACGGGCGGGCGGCCGATGTTGCTCGGGGGCAGGGAATCGACGAGTGGCTGATCTCGCTTTCACACACAGACTCGCATGCGATAGCGTCGGTCATCGCACTCGGCAGGATCGGCGATGCTACCGTTGCCGAGCATTGAGAGGAACACCACATGGAATTGTACATCGACACTGCAAACCTCGATGAGATTCGTCAGGCGAGCGACCTCGGCGTGCTTGATGGCGTCACAACTAACCCGTCGCTGATTGCTAAGGAAGGTATCGACTACGGCAAACGGCTGGCTGAGATCTGCGCGATTGTCTCCGGGCCGGTTTCGGCCGAGGTAATTGCAGTTGATGCCGAAGGCATGATTCGCGAAGGGCGCGAGCGAGCGAAGATCGCGTCGAATATCGTTGTAAAACTGCCGAGTACAATTGACGGGCTCAAAGCGTGCAAAGCCTTGTCGAGTGACGGAATCCGCACCAACATGACGCTGGTCTTCCAGCCTTTGCAAGCGTGGATGGTCGCCAAGGCCGGGGCGTTTCTCGTAAGCCCATTCATCGGTCGCCTGGATGACATCGCGCACGACGGCATGGACGTCATCGCACAAATACGGCAGATTTACGACAACTATGGCTACGAAACAAAACTGCTCGCAGCGTCCATTCGTCATCCCAAGCACATGGTCGATTGTGCGATAGCCGGCGCGGATGTGGCGACAGTGCCGTTCAGTGTCATTCGCCAGTGCATGCAGCACCCGCTGACCGATCTCGGGCTTGAGAAGTTCATCAAGGACTACCAGAAAGCATTTGGTTGAGTCCAAGGACTGGCTTAGGACTTGCAACTGGGATCACGCCCGCCCAGCGAGCGCACACATTTTGTAGAGCATTCTCGCACCGACATTCGCGTCCCATTCGGGCGCGTCTGCCGGACCCGGCGCGACTTCGACCAGATCGAATCCGACGACGTGCTTGCCAGAGTCCTTGAGTGCTTTCAGGAGCAGGATCGCCTGATCGAAACTGAGCCCGCCAGGGACCGGCGTGCCGGTGTGCGGGCATAGTTTCGGGTCGAGGCCATCGATGTCAAAGGTAACGTACACGCGTTCGGGTAGTGAGTTGATGACTTCACTCCAGAGGTTCGTCAGGCTGCGACCCGAGTCGAGGGCGTCCACGATATCCTCCCAGAACCAGGTGCGAACCCGATCGCCCGCAGCGACGGCATAGTCACGCTCAGGCTCGCAATAGTCGCGAATGCCGACTTGTGCGACTTTCACCACTCGCGGCTGGGTTTCGAGAACGTTGTAAAGTATGGAGGCGTGGGACCAGCGAAATCCTTCGAAGGCTTCGCGAAAATCCATGTGAGCGTCGATCTGAAGAAGGCCGATGTTCCCGAAATGTTCGTAACAGGCTTCGATGGCTCCGAGCGAGACCGAGTGTTCTCCGCCGATGATACCAGGCGTTTGCCCAGCAGCAAGAATGGCAAGCGATTCATGATGAACACGCTCGCGAAGCCGAAGTCCGATTGCGTCGATGGCGTCGAGGACAGCCCGGTCTGATTCCTCGGCTCCGCCCTTGGCAATCAGGGGTTCAGCCAGTGCACGGGCTTCACGTGACCAGGCTTGAATCGTTGCATCGTGTGGTGCCATCCAGATGCCTCGCTCGTAGATGCGGCCGAAGCGGTGGTCGTAAAGATCGACTTGCGCCGAGGCGGTGCGAATGGCTTCGGGACCGTGACTCGTGCCCGGACGGTACGATGTCGTAGCGTCGAATGGAATTGGCAGGAGCACGACGGATGCCTGCTCTCGCGTGAATGGGAGCCCAAACACGGCGTCACCCGCCACAGCGGCTGCACTCGGGTCGAAATGCGAATGGTTAGTCGGCATGTCGCGAGGATAGGCGGGCACGCTGCCAATCGCTCCTATCGGGTGTAGGCTTGAGGCGTGAAGTACGTGATTCTCATTGTCGAAGGATCGGCAGAACCAGTGCCCGAAGATGCTTCGGTGTCCACTGCGCTCGAGGCGGCGGTGCTGCCGAATCTCGCTGCGTTGGCTCGCACGGGGCGAGTCGGGGCCGCGGCATTTATACCCGAGGGATGCACGCCGGACGAGGAAATCGCGATGGTGTCGGCCTTCGGAATTGAGCCTCTGGGTGCGGGCATTACGCGCGGCGTACTTGACGCAATATCGCAGGGAGTGGACATAGAGCCGGGCTCGGTTGTCGCGTCTGTTGAACTCATCACCGTGATCGATCGCGATGCAGAGGGCGCTGGCGAAATTCTTGAACCCGTCTCCATTCCTGAACGCGAAGCGGTGGGGCTGTTCGATGATCTGGCGGCGTTTTGGCGCGGGCGAGGACGCAATGTCGCAGTACATCACGTTGGTGGGCGGCGTGCGGTGCTGATCGAGTCAGTTGGGCACTCGTTTCGTGGCGTGCGGACCGAGGTTCCAGTGTTGGGAGAGGCATTTGATACACTCCTGCCGGCGGGTGGCATTCCCGGTGAGGCCGATGCACTCGCAGCCCTTGTACGCACCTCGCATGAGTTTCTCCGCGAGCATGAAATCAACCTGGCCAGAGTTGAGCAGGGACTGTTACCGGCAAATCTCGCGTGGGTCACACAGCCTTCTCCCCGCCCACATGTGCCAGGGTTCAAGGAACGTACTGGTCTGAGTGCGTGCGTTGTCGATCGTCGCGGGATCGCGATCGGACTGGCACGTTTGCTGGAGATTGAAGCGATTGTGGCCGTGGAAGTCACGCTCGGCGACTTGGCAAGGATTGCGATCGAAGCGATTGACACAAACGACGTTGTCATCGTGCGCATCACGAACACACCACTCGAGGCAGTTGATTCCGAGTTTGTCGGTCCTCTGCTCAATAGGTTGTTCAGTGAGGGAAACCCGGAAGTGCAGCCCGCAACCAGTGCTGCATCAAGCGGGTTTGCGTCCGGTTGGAGAATGCTCGTCATGCCGACACGGGTTGTCGACAAGAATGGAATGGAGCACAACGATCCCGTACCAATCATCATGGCAGGAGCATGGATTCGAGCAGCCGTGTTGCGACGGTGGACCGAACGCGATGCAGCTCAGAGCGACCTCTTCGTCAGGCATGGGCACGAGTTGATGGAGTACTTTCTTTTTGGCGGATTGACGCGGAGACCAACTCGATCGCGCAACCGGAGATTCAAAAATGAACAATCCTGAGAACGAAGCGACAGATCCGAAGAACTCGGAGCAGAAGCAGCATCCGGATGCGACGACCGACACGCCTTGGACCTATGAACTCGAACCCGCGGACTCAGCCGAAGAGAGTTCGAAACACTCTCCTTCGAGCGTGAGTCAGTCACCCTCGCCAACCGTACCTGCTGAGGACGAGAAGTTTCGAACGCCCGCATCAGTTGCCGAGGCTTCGACAGTGCCGTTCGTCGGGGGATTCGGCAAACTGCGCGCGACACTGTGGATGTTTGGCGCGGTGCTGCTTTTGGCGCTGGTAATCGCAGGGGTACGTGCGGGTGATGGCACGCTCACCGCACTGGCGGCGGCTCTCGTTAGAGTGGTGCTGACCGTCGCGGTCAGTGGCATGATTGGAACACTCGCCGCAATCGCTGCAGCCAGATGCCTCGGCACACGAGTCGCCGAGCCGGAATTGTTCGCCGTGCGCATGCTGACCGCCTCAGCAGCTTTCTCGTTGCTATACGAGACCGGAACACCGATTCCGTCTCGAGTTGACGATTGGTTACTCGGGGCTGCCGGGTTTACGGTCGTCGTCTGGTTTCTGTTCCGGCTGACCTTCAAACAGACGGGCCTGGTGCTCGTCTGGCATGCAGGCATGATGCTCGTCATCTGGCTTGCCGCGTGGCTGGCTGCTGCTGCACCTCGCGGGACCGATGCAGTTCCCAATCCACCCGTCCCGGAGTTCGTACCCAGTACCGAGCAACTCCCGCCGGGAGTGGGCTGACTTCTCTGGCCACAGCCCTCTCGACGTGACGGTTGCAGATGTGGTATCGTCCCATGCCATGAGTACGACAGCGACGCGCCTACGCCCGTTCGGTACCACGATCTTTGCAGAGATGACCTCGCTTGCTCAGCAGCACAGCGCGGTAAATCTTTCGCAAGGCTTTCCTGATTTTGATGGGCCGAAGGAAGTGCAAAACGCAGCGGCCCGTGCTATGGACTCGGGACACAACCAGTATGCGCCGATGCCCGGCGTGCCGGTGCTGCGCGAGGCTGTTGCAGAGTGGTGGAAGAACTCAACCG
This genomic interval from Phycisphaeraceae bacterium contains the following:
- the dnaJ gene encoding molecular chaperone DnaJ, translated to MPTTRDYYEVLSVERTTDGEEIKRAYRRLAMKYHPDRNPGDAEAEAKFKECAEAYEVLSDPERRARYDQFGHEGLRGAGAAAHDFSRMNVEDIFSMFNDIFGGGGARGGGRRVARGYDLETEVSLSLTDVLNGCEREVEFTRMDVCETCGGDGAKVGTKPKTCETCGGHGKVQQAGLGGMFRMVVACPHCRGRGTVIEEKCGSCRGKGRVPKKRTLNVKIPRGIHHGQAVRVQGEGEPPATEASVNGDGMRGDLHVVVNVKSHELFVREGDHLMMEMPITFTQASLGAEVEVPTLDGSQTFTIPRGTQHGAIFRLEGKGLPDLRNGRRGDQIVVARIEIPKKLTSTQEKLLRDFAATEDHRVMPESHGFWKRMKDLLGGS
- a CDS encoding nucleotide exchange factor GrpE produces the protein MTQDTESDMTSEQDAQRNDLGMVEQVREAVRRGDLEVPTGAEDIVLALRASMAEYDELFGRFQRLAADFANFQRRASTNEREARSQATIGAIRSVIPVMDQFDLALGQDSSKSTAEQIVGGVRMIRDELMRVLAGFGVTAIEPKPNDEFDPAAHEAMLQQASPEVDPGRVVQTFGVGYRMGDRVIRPAKVSVAAVQTSRESGQSEGA
- a CDS encoding zinc ribbon domain-containing protein gives rise to the protein MPTYDYKCNSCSHTLEIFQSMSEKAKRKCPKCGKNTLERLIGTGAAVLFKGSGFYQTDYRPESYKKAAAADQGSTSNDASSGSKTSVSGGEASSESKAKGEPVLKPAKEQAKSTKTNKSDKD
- the acpS gene encoding holo-ACP synthase, encoding MQPIAHGIDLVEVIRIGSMIESHGETFLKRCFTTDEREYAGDRRRRDEHLAARFAAKEAVLKALGTGLTNGIHWTDIEVRRAPDGAPSLALNGRAADVARGQGIDEWLISLSHTDSHAIASVIALGRIGDATVAEH
- the fsa gene encoding fructose-6-phosphate aldolase translates to MELYIDTANLDEIRQASDLGVLDGVTTNPSLIAKEGIDYGKRLAEICAIVSGPVSAEVIAVDAEGMIREGRERAKIASNIVVKLPSTIDGLKACKALSSDGIRTNMTLVFQPLQAWMVAKAGAFLVSPFIGRLDDIAHDGMDVIAQIRQIYDNYGYETKLLAASIRHPKHMVDCAIAGADVATVPFSVIRQCMQHPLTDLGLEKFIKDYQKAFG
- the speB gene encoding agmatinase, which encodes MPAYPRDMPTNHSHFDPSAAAVAGDAVFGLPFTREQASVVLLPIPFDATTSYRPGTSHGPEAIRTASAQVDLYDHRFGRIYERGIWMAPHDATIQAWSREARALAEPLIAKGGAEESDRAVLDAIDAIGLRLRERVHHESLAILAAGQTPGIIGGEHSVSLGAIEACYEHFGNIGLLQIDAHMDFREAFEGFRWSHASILYNVLETQPRVVKVAQVGIRDYCEPERDYAVAAGDRVRTWFWEDIVDALDSGRSLTNLWSEVINSLPERVYVTFDIDGLDPKLCPHTGTPVPGGLSFDQAILLLKALKDSGKHVVGFDLVEVAPGPADAPEWDANVGARMLYKMCALAGRA